In Novipirellula galeiformis, one DNA window encodes the following:
- a CDS encoding alkaline phosphatase family protein — translation MNFLHRWSMVACLVAWLCSDAVPSAAADETERHVVVVSLDGLAAYLVDDPMVPLPTIRRLAREGSIADGGMTVSNPSVTWPNHTTLLTGVRPEKHGVLANGVLVRGAIGMPTTIDSRRDQRDLVRMPTIVDVAHAAGLSTAEINWPCTRGSDSFDDQFPDVPDSLAHTTPRLRKELVELGLLSDESDASFRRMSAVGRDHIWTEAACHVIRQRKPNLMLVHLLNVDSVHHTLGPQTAAGYTANAYADMCLARIIAAIDDAGIRERTTLIVVSDHGFTSTPKAIRPNVLLRQAGLLTVDGGKISEAQVHVVPEGGIGLVYCTHPGEAARAAEDFKQRLIGQEGVADVVLPAAYAKLGLQHPREYRQSPDAVLVAADGYAVSGSVDGETLVASNTEARTPLGSHGFLSSLPKMKALCVLSGSGIERGTTLSAVENIDIAPTIASLLELDYPASDGKPLTAAMIQRRD, via the coding sequence ATGAATTTTTTGCATCGTTGGTCAATGGTTGCTTGCCTTGTCGCGTGGCTTTGTAGCGATGCGGTGCCTTCGGCCGCTGCGGACGAGACGGAGCGGCATGTGGTGGTCGTCTCGTTGGATGGTTTGGCCGCGTACTTGGTCGACGACCCGATGGTTCCGCTGCCGACGATTCGTCGACTGGCACGCGAAGGCAGTATCGCTGATGGAGGGATGACGGTATCGAATCCTTCGGTGACTTGGCCCAATCACACAACGCTTCTGACCGGAGTGCGGCCGGAGAAGCATGGCGTGTTGGCCAACGGGGTTTTAGTGCGTGGAGCGATCGGGATGCCGACCACGATTGACTCACGCCGTGACCAACGTGATCTGGTCCGGATGCCCACGATCGTCGATGTGGCCCATGCGGCGGGGCTTTCGACGGCCGAGATTAATTGGCCCTGCACTCGTGGCTCGGATTCATTTGACGATCAATTTCCTGACGTTCCTGATTCACTCGCGCACACGACGCCTCGATTGCGCAAAGAGCTTGTCGAGCTAGGTTTACTGTCCGATGAATCGGATGCGTCCTTCCGAAGAATGAGCGCCGTGGGACGGGACCATATTTGGACCGAGGCGGCATGTCATGTGATTCGCCAACGCAAACCGAATCTGATGTTGGTGCACCTGTTGAATGTCGACAGCGTGCATCACACGTTGGGGCCTCAGACGGCCGCTGGCTATACCGCCAACGCGTATGCCGATATGTGTTTGGCACGGATCATCGCGGCGATTGATGACGCGGGGATTCGTGAGCGGACGACGCTAATTGTGGTCTCGGATCATGGGTTCACATCGACGCCAAAGGCGATCCGGCCCAACGTGTTGTTGCGACAAGCGGGGTTGTTGACTGTCGATGGCGGAAAGATCAGTGAAGCACAAGTGCATGTCGTTCCCGAAGGTGGCATCGGACTGGTTTACTGTACCCATCCCGGCGAAGCGGCACGTGCGGCGGAAGATTTCAAGCAGCGGTTGATCGGCCAAGAGGGCGTGGCCGACGTGGTGTTGCCCGCTGCCTATGCCAAACTCGGGCTGCAGCATCCGCGTGAGTACCGCCAGTCACCCGACGCAGTTCTCGTCGCTGCGGACGGATATGCGGTTTCCGGTTCAGTCGATGGAGAGACGTTGGTGGCGTCAAACACGGAAGCGAGGACCCCTCTCGGGTCGCACGGTTTTCTTTCCTCCCTGCCCAAGATGAAGGCCTTGTGCGTCCTGTCGGGATCAGGGATCGAGCGAGGGACGACGTTGTCGGCGGTCGAAAACATTGACATTGCGCCAACCATCGCCTCGTTGCTGGAATTGGATTATCCTGCGAGTGACGGAAAACCACTCACCGCAGCCATGATCCAACGGCGTGATTGA
- a CDS encoding DUF374 domain-containing protein gives MNKQFAWLIGCGVGLLIMLTRWTLRFHFHNDSRADLTAQGIGHVYASLHAHQIAGSMAAERGTVAMVSRSTDGEIVAPLLRFCGHEPVRGSSGGVRKGGTTALNQMIRRVNEGRVATLAIDGPRGPRGRVYGGAAMLGMKTTAAVLPAVVIPRNRWILKSTWDRMQFPLPFTRVDAYFGDPMRPRAGETVEAFTLRIETELHRLEQTYDPAESKFLAVRDAPEQQRAA, from the coding sequence ATGAACAAACAATTTGCTTGGTTGATCGGTTGTGGGGTTGGCTTGCTGATCATGCTCACCCGTTGGACGTTACGGTTTCATTTCCATAATGATTCGCGTGCCGACTTAACGGCTCAAGGGATCGGTCACGTTTACGCCTCGCTTCACGCACATCAGATTGCCGGCTCGATGGCAGCCGAACGTGGCACGGTGGCGATGGTATCGCGGTCGACGGACGGCGAAATCGTGGCCCCATTGCTGCGTTTTTGTGGACACGAACCGGTGCGAGGCAGCAGCGGTGGAGTTCGCAAAGGAGGCACGACGGCATTGAATCAAATGATCCGCCGAGTCAATGAGGGACGAGTCGCGACGCTCGCGATCGATGGCCCCCGTGGACCCCGAGGCCGAGTGTACGGCGGAGCCGCGATGTTGGGAATGAAGACCACCGCAGCGGTCTTGCCCGCCGTCGTTATTCCACGAAACCGTTGGATCTTGAAGTCGACTTGGGATCGCATGCAATTCCCGCTCCCCTTCACACGCGTGGATGCTTATTTTGGGGATCCAATGCGACCTCGTGCCGGTGAAACGGTGGAAGCGTTTACGCTGCGAATCGAGACCGAACTGCACCGTCTGGAACAGACGTACGACCCCGCCGAATCCAAGTTTCTAGCGGTTCGCGACGCTCCCGAGCAGCAACGGGCTGCCTAA
- the argC gene encoding N-acetyl-gamma-glutamyl-phosphate reductase produces MTIRVGIVGATGYTALEVARLLLAHPEAELVAATSRAEEGTSIAEIHPELAGRCEVAIESLDPASLAKKCDVVMCCLPHGASAETCKELVAEGVRVIDFSADFRLSDQVTYEKWYGVEHPWPERIGSTVYGLPEFFAEQIRQADLVANPGCYPTSAILPLAPLIANQLIEATDIIVDSKSGVSGAGRSAKVATLYCEVNESIAAYGVGCHRHQPEMADLVQRIGGQEISLLFTPHLTPMDRGILSTIYVRPRNIHAAEVMACWRKQYADSPFVNAVDHLPATKHVSGTNYVQMSARDAGDRIVLVSAIDNLTKGASGAAIQNMNVMFGLEQTTGL; encoded by the coding sequence ATGACTATCCGAGTTGGAATCGTTGGTGCGACGGGCTACACCGCCCTGGAAGTCGCTCGTTTGTTGTTAGCCCATCCCGAAGCCGAACTGGTCGCCGCGACCAGCCGTGCGGAAGAGGGGACATCGATTGCTGAGATCCACCCCGAATTGGCGGGGCGTTGCGAGGTTGCGATTGAATCGCTCGACCCGGCGTCGCTCGCCAAGAAGTGCGACGTGGTGATGTGCTGTTTGCCGCACGGAGCCTCCGCCGAAACCTGCAAAGAATTGGTCGCCGAGGGAGTCCGGGTGATCGATTTCAGTGCAGATTTTCGCCTGTCCGACCAAGTGACTTATGAGAAATGGTATGGCGTCGAGCATCCTTGGCCCGAGCGAATTGGCTCGACCGTCTATGGGTTGCCTGAATTTTTTGCCGAGCAAATTCGCCAAGCTGACTTGGTTGCGAACCCCGGTTGCTATCCCACCTCAGCCATCCTGCCACTTGCCCCCCTGATCGCAAATCAGTTGATCGAAGCGACCGACATCATTGTGGATAGCAAAAGCGGTGTCAGCGGTGCCGGGCGAAGTGCCAAGGTGGCGACGCTGTATTGCGAGGTCAACGAATCGATTGCGGCGTACGGAGTTGGCTGCCATCGTCATCAACCCGAGATGGCGGACTTGGTCCAGCGGATTGGCGGACAGGAGATCTCGCTGCTGTTCACTCCCCATTTGACGCCGATGGATCGCGGGATTTTGTCGACGATCTACGTCCGACCGCGGAACATCCACGCAGCCGAAGTGATGGCGTGCTGGAGGAAACAGTACGCGGATTCTCCCTTCGTCAATGCCGTGGACCATTTACCCGCAACCAAGCACGTCTCGGGGACCAATTACGTCCAAATGTCGGCTCGCGATGCGGGGGATCGCATCGTGTTAGTCAGTGCGATCGACAATTTGACCAAGGGAGCCAGTGGTGCGGCGATTCAAAATATGAATGTCATGTTCGGACTCGAGCAAACCACCGGGTTGTAG
- a CDS encoding putative sugar nucleotidyl transferase codes for MQMICFEDSRVGQLNPIIQARPAYAVTCASLRLVDRLKTLVAGPLAGASLCGAVRSYLAVIQKLDYELDQAEPTFGNGKWSRDVNGIMLVNARLVPRVALDKVLVTLANETESCCIVDADDGSVLVARWTAADLARKQSEYAAGAEQPVTDFLVQQSLALPKRSVDVAAFHWPHDVVAWHMKEMRESIEWRLAHGDYTETADGVFVSEGVSIGQYAAINTDNGPILLEQNVKIGPFCYLEGPLYAGAGTRVIEHSAIKDGVSLGHTVKIGGEVEASIIEPYTNKQHHGFLGHSYAGSWINLGAGTCNSDLKNTYGTINIEYGETKMATGMQFLGCFIGDYSKSAINTSIFTGKVIGVCSMLYGFVTSNVPSFVNYARLFGQTALLPADVMINTQARMFARRNVPQRECDKQLILDMYRQTEAEREVTDQYTL; via the coding sequence ATGCAAATGATTTGTTTTGAAGACTCCCGCGTCGGTCAACTCAACCCCATCATCCAGGCACGGCCGGCTTATGCCGTCACCTGTGCGAGTTTGCGATTGGTCGACCGCTTGAAAACACTTGTCGCCGGACCGCTGGCGGGGGCGTCGCTCTGCGGCGCGGTCCGCTCCTATTTAGCGGTCATCCAAAAATTGGATTATGAACTCGATCAAGCCGAGCCAACCTTTGGAAACGGAAAATGGTCGCGTGACGTCAATGGGATCATGTTGGTCAATGCACGTTTGGTACCACGCGTGGCGCTGGATAAGGTGCTAGTCACGCTGGCCAATGAAACCGAGTCGTGTTGTATTGTCGACGCCGATGACGGTTCGGTGTTGGTTGCGCGCTGGACCGCCGCCGACTTGGCTAGGAAGCAGTCCGAATACGCAGCGGGTGCCGAACAGCCAGTGACCGATTTTTTAGTCCAGCAATCCTTGGCGTTGCCGAAACGCAGCGTCGATGTGGCCGCGTTCCATTGGCCTCACGATGTGGTCGCGTGGCACATGAAGGAAATGCGTGAGTCGATCGAGTGGCGACTCGCTCATGGCGACTACACCGAAACGGCCGATGGCGTGTTTGTCAGCGAAGGGGTTTCGATTGGCCAATATGCGGCGATCAACACCGATAACGGCCCGATCCTATTAGAGCAAAATGTCAAAATTGGGCCGTTTTGTTACCTTGAAGGCCCGCTCTACGCCGGCGCGGGCACCCGTGTCATCGAGCACTCGGCGATCAAGGATGGCGTCTCGTTGGGACACACAGTGAAAATCGGCGGCGAAGTCGAAGCCTCCATCATCGAACCTTATACCAACAAACAACATCATGGTTTTCTAGGGCACAGCTATGCGGGGAGCTGGATCAACTTAGGCGCAGGCACCTGTAACAGCGATTTAAAGAACACCTATGGCACCATCAACATCGAGTATGGCGAAACAAAAATGGCAACCGGAATGCAATTCCTCGGTTGTTTCATCGGTGACTATTCCAAGTCCGCCATCAATACCAGTATTTTTACGGGCAAGGTGATTGGCGTTTGCAGCATGCTGTATGGTTTTGTGACCTCCAATGTGCCCAGTTTTGTTAACTACGCTCGCTTGTTTGGCCAAACCGCATTGCTGCCAGCCGATGTCATGATCAATACTCAAGCTCGCATGTTTGCTCGTCGGAACGTGCCCCAGCGTGAATGCGATAAGCAATTGATTTTAGACATGTACAGGCAAACCGAAGCCGAACGCGAAGTCACCGATCAGTACACCTTGTAA
- a CDS encoding scaffolding protein, producing the protein MSDIHTKYNAVEKLIDEEKFEQAIEGLNEIVNEDATFVLPHLALARVYTKTGQHDLAIQHGEKACELESDDPFNFTALSVTYQRAWAGTQEQQYITKAEDAMAKARMLQG; encoded by the coding sequence ATGTCCGACATCCATACGAAGTACAACGCCGTTGAAAAATTGATCGACGAAGAAAAGTTCGAGCAGGCCATCGAAGGCTTGAACGAGATCGTCAACGAAGATGCAACCTTCGTTTTGCCCCACTTAGCCTTGGCCCGCGTTTACACCAAAACAGGGCAACACGACTTGGCAATCCAGCATGGCGAGAAGGCCTGTGAGTTGGAGTCCGACGACCCGTTCAATTTCACGGCCCTGAGCGTCACCTATCAACGCGCTTGGGCTGGAACGCAAGAGCAGCAGTACATCACCAAAGCTGAAGATGCGATGGCCAAAGCACGCATGCTGCAAGGCTAG
- a CDS encoding SGNH/GDSL hydrolase family protein — translation MNVKLDRRDLMRASLAAAGAGALLTSSPQTLVAAESATAIAPNTKILFQGDSITDAKRDKKNQSANDVRGLGDGYSMLIAGELLRDHAEAKLTIQNRGISGNKVPDLAARWHQDCLDLKPDVLSILVGVNDIWHKLAGRYDGTVADYESGFGELLKQTMAALPKTRIIVCEPFVLRCGAINDTWFPEFDERRAVAKKLADAMKLDFVPFQSMFDEAVKLAPPQYWAADGVHPTLAGHALMAKKWLEVFNQA, via the coding sequence ATGAATGTAAAACTAGACCGACGTGACTTGATGCGTGCCTCGTTGGCGGCCGCGGGCGCAGGAGCCCTACTGACGTCATCGCCCCAGACTCTCGTCGCTGCCGAATCGGCAACCGCAATCGCTCCGAACACCAAAATTCTGTTCCAGGGCGATTCGATCACGGACGCCAAACGGGACAAAAAGAACCAATCCGCCAACGACGTTCGCGGACTGGGCGATGGATATTCCATGCTGATCGCAGGAGAATTGCTGCGTGATCACGCCGAGGCGAAACTGACGATTCAAAATCGCGGTATCAGCGGCAATAAAGTTCCCGACTTGGCCGCTCGATGGCACCAGGATTGCTTGGATCTGAAGCCTGACGTGCTCAGTATTCTGGTCGGTGTCAATGACATTTGGCACAAGCTCGCGGGGCGATACGACGGCACCGTCGCCGATTATGAATCGGGATTCGGCGAGTTGCTCAAGCAAACGATGGCGGCATTACCGAAGACGCGGATCATCGTTTGTGAACCTTTCGTTTTGCGGTGCGGCGCGATCAACGATACTTGGTTTCCCGAGTTCGATGAGCGGCGCGCGGTGGCCAAGAAACTTGCTGACGCAATGAAGCTCGATTTTGTCCCGTTCCAATCGATGTTCGATGAAGCGGTTAAGCTGGCCCCCCCACAATACTGGGCTGCCGATGGGGTGCATCCGACGCTGGCGGGGCATGCACTGATGGCGAAAAAATGGTTGGAAGTTTTCAACCAAGCCTGA